In Bacteroidota bacterium, one DNA window encodes the following:
- a CDS encoding sigma-70 family RNA polymerase sigma factor, protein MKNLIDDIVPSEQERKASQPPASAPEPAHSGEGDIAASGLTPDRETQLFHNFLAGSDEAFRTLYDAFERSLYVYCCRILKNDTEARDLFQEIWIRMYKMRGEQIEVRRFSGLLFTVARNYCLNALRDSKSHLNLSFDDMADESELMVRTKDIENADLRELLQRALAQLPFNQREAFVLREYVGYTYDEVAEIMGTNAANARARAHRARERLRTIVSAWMDLRTTEHEH, encoded by the coding sequence GTGAAAAACCTGATAGACGATATCGTGCCTTCTGAGCAAGAGCGGAAGGCAAGCCAACCGCCAGCGTCTGCGCCCGAACCGGCGCATTCGGGCGAGGGAGATATTGCCGCATCGGGTCTGACGCCCGACCGCGAAACACAGCTCTTTCACAATTTTTTGGCAGGAAGCGACGAAGCGTTTCGAACGCTCTATGATGCATTCGAGCGATCGCTGTATGTGTATTGCTGCCGCATCTTGAAAAACGACACCGAGGCTCGCGATCTCTTCCAGGAGATCTGGATCCGGATGTACAAGATGCGCGGTGAACAGATCGAAGTTCGTCGGTTCTCCGGGTTGCTCTTTACAGTTGCGCGTAATTACTGCTTGAACGCATTGCGTGACAGCAAGAGCCACCTGAACCTTTCGTTCGACGACATGGCCGACGAGTCGGAACTGATGGTCCGTACGAAAGATATCGAGAACGCCGATCTTCGCGAGCTCCTGCAGCGTGCCCTGGCGCAGCTCCCGTTCAATCAGCGCGAGGCGTTTGTCTTGCGCGAATATGTAGGCTACACCTACGACGAAGTCGCCGAGATCATGGGCACCAACGCCGCGAATGCGCGCGCGCGTGCGCATCGCGCCAGAGAACGTTTGCGTACCATCGTCTCAGCCTGGATGGATTTGCGGACGACGGAACACGAGCATTGA